A genome region from Camelina sativa cultivar DH55 chromosome 10, Cs, whole genome shotgun sequence includes the following:
- the LOC104718862 gene encoding probable inactive linolenate hydroperoxide lyase, giving the protein METLKRSSKVWLRELRSNLNIFWGTIESEISKNGAASYVFPLQRCIFGFLCASLAGVDVSVSPDIAESGWKTLNTWLALQVIPTTKLGVLPQPLEEILLHTWAYPSQIVAGNYKKLYDFIDENAGDCIRCGQEDFGLTREEAIHNLLFVMGFNAYGGFSVFLPSLIGRITGDSGLQERIRSEVRRVCGSGSDLDYKTVNEMELVKSVVYETLRFSPPVPLQFARARKDFQISSHDSVFEVKKGELLCGYQPMVMRDGNVFDEPDEFKPDRYIGQTGSELLDYLYWSNGPQTGTPSAANKQCAAKDMVTLTASLIVADLFLRYDSITGDSGSIKSVVKAT; this is encoded by the coding sequence ATGGAAACACTAAAACGAAGCTCAAAGGTATGGTTACGAGAGCTTCGTTCAAACCTAAACATTTTCTGGGGAACAATCGAATCAGAGATATCCAAAAACGGCGCCGCTTCATATGTCTTTCCACTTCAACGTTGCATCTTCGGTTTCCTCTGCGCCTCCCTCGCCGGCGTCGACGTTTCCGTTTCGCCGGACATAGCTGAGAGCGGTTGGAAAACACTCAACACTTGGCTTGCGTTGCAAGTCATCCCCACTACTAAACTCGGCGTTCTTCCTCAGCCGCTCGAGGAGATTCTTCTCCATACTTGGGCTTACCCTTCTCAAATAGTCGCCGGAAACTACAAGAAACTCTATGATTTCATCGACGAGAACGCCGGAGATTGTATCCGGTGCGGTCAAGAAGACTTCGGGTTGACCCGAGAGGAGGCTATTCATAATCTTTTATTCGTGATGGGGTTTAACGCTTACGGGGGCTTTTCTGTCTTTTTACCTTCTTTGATCGGGAGGATCACCGGCGACTCCGGTTTACAGGAGAGGATTAGATCCGAAGTCAGGAGAGTTTGCGGATCCGGGTCGGATCTTGATTACAAGACGGTTAACGAAATGGAGCTGGTTAAATCCGTGGTCTACGAGACGCTGCGTTTTAGTCCTCCGGTTCCGTTGCAGTTCGCACGTGCGAGGAAAGATTTTCAGATAAGCTCACACGATTCGGTTTTTGAGGTTAAGAAAGGTGAGCTTCTCTGTGGCTATCAGCCAATGGTGATGAGAGACGGTAATGTTTTTGACGAACCGGATGAATTTAAACCGGACCGGTATATTGGTCAGACCGGGTCTGAGTTGCTTGATTATCTTTACTGGTCTAACGGTCCACAAACCGGTACGCCTAGCGCCGCGAATAAACAGTGTGCAGCTAAGGACATGGTCACTCTCACGGCCAGCTTGATCGTTGCCGATTTATTTCTCCGGTACGATTCGATTACCGGTGATTCCGGTTCAATTAAATCTGTTGTGAAAGCTACGTAA